Below is a window of Narcine bancroftii isolate sNarBan1 chromosome 13, sNarBan1.hap1, whole genome shotgun sequence DNA.
TTTGAAAGGTGACACTTCACACTTCACTATTTCTTTTTGAATATCCATCAGGATATGGGGTGAACAGTGATGGTAACAAATTGACAATAACAGCCtgctttcttttctttgtttaggTGTAATGACCCAGTCCAGCGCATTGAGCAGTGCCTGCGGGGCTCACTGTTCATGTGCAGCATTGTCCAAGGCTGCAAACGGACCTACCTCTCTCAAAGAGACTTGCAAGCTCACATTAACCATAGACACATGAGAAGTGGCAAAGCCGTCATTCGTCCACAGCCAGAGCAGGTCCACGCCGCCCTAGCCCCTCCGGCAGAGGTGACCGAGCGCTTTTTGATGCCACAAGACAAGCACCATATTCCTCATCTCCCACCCAAGCAGCATGCTATCATGatgcccccaccccctctgcaGCACGTGTCACATGACCACTATGGCCAGACACACGAGGACATTCGTCCACCGCCCTCCGAGATGCCTCTTGCTCCACCGCCCAGGTCAGTGAACCAGGAAACCTTTCGCATTTCGACTGTGACGACAAGGAAACACAGCAACTTGATCACAGTGCCCATCCAAGATGACTCGTCCAGTTCAGGCAGCCGTGAGCCCCCACCTGCAACCCCTCATCATCACCCTGAATACCAGAACAACCCAGTGGTACCTCACCCACACCACCTGCTGCCTCCACAGCAAcactatgctcctccccctccccctcccccaccaatcagCCACCCCATGCAGCACCCAGCACAGGCGACTGGCAACCCTCATATGGTGTATAACCAGGCACCACCTCCACCTCTGTCAGCAGCCCCACCTCCTATCAACCCACCACCAGGACATATTTTGGCTCCATTGCCACCGTACATGAACCATCCTCCTCATGGACCACCCCCTCCACAGCACACTGGACCCCCCGTGAacactcctcctcctcatcatTACTCTGCCTCCTCAATGCCTCAGTATTCAGAAGACCAGGGAACTCTGAGTCCTCCATTTTCTCAGCCTGGAGGGCACAGCCCAGGTATTGGGGTTTGGCCTGCCCCAAGAGGACCCCCTCCACCAAGGATTCAGGTTCCACCTCCACAGGCTCCCCTGCCTGCGCCACATCATCCCGAT
It encodes the following:
- the cbll1 gene encoding E3 ubiquitin-protein ligase Hakai isoform X1 codes for the protein MASCRAVGSSELLQPIIDGRNTNGCYLHPVVSWPTDGQTTNLINPVAGLMLGVTRSCCYKDLQGTDGPGCLGSVDVRRRIPIKLISKQSNRNRVVTRSQRNMSRNSSKSIPTDEEGFDYNDDEIYECKSGEVFGNQRQFSLQFFWDFKINLLGEKDDTPVHFCDKCGLPIKIYGRMIPCKHVFCFNCASLQERKADRICPGCNDPVQRIEQCLRGSLFMCSIVQGCKRTYLSQRDLQAHINHRHMRSGKAVIRPQPEQVHAALAPPAEVTERFLMPQDKHHIPHLPPKQHAIMMPPPPLQHVSHDHYGQTHEDIRPPPSEMPLAPPPRSVNQETFRISTVTTRKHSNLITVPIQDDSSSSGSREPPPATPHHHPEYQNNPVVPHPHHLLPPQQHYAPPPPPPPPISHPMQHPAQATGNPHMVYNQAPPPPLSAAPPPINPPPGHILAPLPPYMNHPPHGPPPPQHTGPPVNTPPPHHYSASSMPQYSEDQGTLSPPFSQPGGHSPGIGVWPAPRGPPPPRIQVPPPQAPLPAPHHPDQARYRPYYQ
- the cbll1 gene encoding E3 ubiquitin-protein ligase Hakai isoform X4 — encoded protein: MSRNSSKSIPTDEEGFDYNDDEIYECKSGEVFGNQRQFSLQFFWDFKINLLGEKDDTPVHFCDKCGLPIKIYGRMIPCKHVFCFNCASLQERKADRICPGCNDPVQRIEQCLRGSLFMCSIVQGCKRTYLSQRDLQAHINHRHMRSGKAVIRPQPEQVHAALAPPAEVTERFLMPQDKHHIPHLPPKQHAIMMPPPPLQHVSHDHYGQTHEDIRPPPSEMPLAPPPRSVNQETFRISTVTTRKHSNLITVPIQDDSSSSGSREPPPATPHHHPEYQNNPVVPHPHHLLPPQQHYAPPPPPPPPISHPMQHPAQATGNPHMVYNQAPPPPLSAAPPPINPPPGHILAPLPPYMNHPPHGPPPPQHTGPPVNTPPPHHYSASSMPQYSEDQGTLSPPFSQPGGHSPGIGVWPAPRGPPPPRIQVPPPQAPLPAPHHPDQARYRPYYQ
- the cbll1 gene encoding E3 ubiquitin-protein ligase Hakai isoform X2 encodes the protein MASCRAVGSSELLQPIIDGRNTNGCYLHPVVSWPTDGQTTNLINPVAGLMLGVTRSCCYKDLQGTDGPGCLGSVDVRRRIPIKLISKQSNRNRVVTRSQRNMSRNSSKSIPTDEGFDYNDDEIYECKSGEVFGNQRQFSLQFFWDFKINLLGEKDDTPVHFCDKCGLPIKIYGRMIPCKHVFCFNCASLQERKADRICPGCNDPVQRIEQCLRGSLFMCSIVQGCKRTYLSQRDLQAHINHRHMRSGKAVIRPQPEQVHAALAPPAEVTERFLMPQDKHHIPHLPPKQHAIMMPPPPLQHVSHDHYGQTHEDIRPPPSEMPLAPPPRSVNQETFRISTVTTRKHSNLITVPIQDDSSSSGSREPPPATPHHHPEYQNNPVVPHPHHLLPPQQHYAPPPPPPPPISHPMQHPAQATGNPHMVYNQAPPPPLSAAPPPINPPPGHILAPLPPYMNHPPHGPPPPQHTGPPVNTPPPHHYSASSMPQYSEDQGTLSPPFSQPGGHSPGIGVWPAPRGPPPPRIQVPPPQAPLPAPHHPDQARYRPYYQ
- the cbll1 gene encoding E3 ubiquitin-protein ligase Hakai isoform X5, producing the protein MLMQEGFDYNDDEIYECKSGEVFGNQRQFSLQFFWDFKINLLGEKDDTPVHFCDKCGLPIKIYGRMIPCKHVFCFNCASLQERKADRICPGCNDPVQRIEQCLRGSLFMCSIVQGCKRTYLSQRDLQAHINHRHMRSGKAVIRPQPEQVHAALAPPAEVTERFLMPQDKHHIPHLPPKQHAIMMPPPPLQHVSHDHYGQTHEDIRPPPSEMPLAPPPRSVNQETFRISTVTTRKHSNLITVPIQDDSSSSGSREPPPATPHHHPEYQNNPVVPHPHHLLPPQQHYAPPPPPPPPISHPMQHPAQATGNPHMVYNQAPPPPLSAAPPPINPPPGHILAPLPPYMNHPPHGPPPPQHTGPPVNTPPPHHYSASSMPQYSEDQGTLSPPFSQPGGHSPGIGVWPAPRGPPPPRIQVPPPQAPLPAPHHPDQARYRPYYQ
- the cbll1 gene encoding E3 ubiquitin-protein ligase Hakai isoform X3, with the translated sequence MEEGDKDLQGTDGPGCLGSVDVRRRIPIKLISKQSNRNRVVTRSQRNMSRNSSKSIPTDEEGFDYNDDEIYECKSGEVFGNQRQFSLQFFWDFKINLLGEKDDTPVHFCDKCGLPIKIYGRMIPCKHVFCFNCASLQERKADRICPGCNDPVQRIEQCLRGSLFMCSIVQGCKRTYLSQRDLQAHINHRHMRSGKAVIRPQPEQVHAALAPPAEVTERFLMPQDKHHIPHLPPKQHAIMMPPPPLQHVSHDHYGQTHEDIRPPPSEMPLAPPPRSVNQETFRISTVTTRKHSNLITVPIQDDSSSSGSREPPPATPHHHPEYQNNPVVPHPHHLLPPQQHYAPPPPPPPPISHPMQHPAQATGNPHMVYNQAPPPPLSAAPPPINPPPGHILAPLPPYMNHPPHGPPPPQHTGPPVNTPPPHHYSASSMPQYSEDQGTLSPPFSQPGGHSPGIGVWPAPRGPPPPRIQVPPPQAPLPAPHHPDQARYRPYYQ